One Megasphaera elsdenii DSM 20460 genomic window carries:
- the mraY gene encoding phospho-N-acetylmuramoyl-pentapeptide-transferase — protein MFKMLVFSFIVSLVIGLALGPFVIKELKKFHARQSEREEGPQSHKYKAGTPTMGGILILTALTVSCLIFDPMDLRKGLALFLALGHGVIGFLDDSIKAIKHRNLGLTAKQKLAGQFVMAAVFCYILDAFLHFPTTLWIPFTSITVDLGMFYYLFVFVMIVGTSNAVNLTDGLDGLAAGSCAITSVAYVVIAVALGYSHFAIFGTALTGACLGFLFYNQHPAKMFMGDTGSLALGGALAAMAILTKTELLLILAGGLYVIEALSVIIQVISFKTRGVRVFKMSPIHHHFELSGWSEVKVVTVFWSFSALMAILSIIVVLACK, from the coding sequence ATGTTTAAAATGCTGGTTTTCAGCTTTATTGTCAGCTTGGTCATCGGCCTGGCCTTAGGACCTTTTGTCATCAAGGAATTGAAGAAATTCCACGCCCGCCAGTCCGAACGAGAAGAAGGGCCGCAGAGCCATAAGTATAAAGCCGGTACGCCGACTATGGGGGGCATCCTCATCCTGACGGCGCTGACCGTATCGTGCCTCATTTTCGACCCCATGGACCTGCGCAAAGGGCTGGCTTTGTTCCTGGCCCTGGGCCATGGCGTCATCGGCTTCCTCGACGACAGCATCAAGGCCATCAAGCACCGCAACCTGGGCCTTACGGCAAAACAGAAACTGGCCGGCCAGTTCGTCATGGCAGCTGTCTTCTGCTATATCCTCGATGCCTTTCTTCATTTCCCGACGACTTTGTGGATTCCCTTTACTTCCATCACCGTCGATCTGGGGATGTTCTACTATCTCTTCGTCTTCGTCATGATCGTCGGCACGAGCAATGCCGTCAATCTGACCGATGGCCTCGACGGCCTGGCTGCCGGGTCCTGCGCCATTACGTCCGTGGCCTACGTCGTCATCGCCGTCGCTTTGGGCTATTCCCATTTTGCCATCTTTGGGACGGCACTGACCGGGGCCTGCCTGGGCTTTCTCTTCTATAACCAGCATCCGGCCAAGATGTTCATGGGCGATACGGGTTCCCTGGCACTGGGTGGGGCCTTGGCTGCCATGGCCATCCTGACCAAGACGGAACTGCTCCTCATCCTGGCTGGCGGCCTGTACGTCATTGAAGCCCTGTCGGTCATCATCCAGGTCATCTCCTTCAAGACCCGCGGGGTCCGCGTCTTCAAGATGAGCCCCATTCACCACCATTTTGAATTGTCTGGCTGGAGTGAAGTCAAGGTCGTCACCGTATTCTGGAGCTTTTCGGCTCTCATGGCAATTCTGTCCATCATCGTCGTATTGGCCTGCAAATAA
- the murG gene encoding undecaprenyldiphospho-muramoylpentapeptide beta-N-acetylglucosaminyltransferase, producing the protein MRRVIISGGGTGGHIYPAITIARAIADIEPTEFLYVGSKIGLENTLIPKEGLPFVTLDVRGLERKISVRNLVTLGKTAGSLIKAEGIIRKFKPDVVIGTGGFVCGPVLLAASLSGVPTLIQEQNVIPGVTNTILSRFVNRVALGYEEAAARFKRKDILVYTGNPVRKDILTVTREEGRKALGLDPDKFTLLVAGGSRGARSINTAMIEVHKYFRNDEHIQILHVTGDHEYDRVVKQLPGIECRGRYGKGSRIIPYLHHMPEALAACDLAVYRAGAVGLAELTVRGVPSILIPYPYAAEDHQRYNAQALVMCGAAKMILDKMLTGRELLEEIIHLKDDPKALAAMAQASRSMGKPQAAHDIAELALSIARKRRR; encoded by the coding sequence ATGCGTCGAGTCATTATTTCCGGAGGCGGCACTGGCGGCCATATCTACCCGGCGATTACTATTGCCCGGGCGATTGCCGACATCGAGCCTACCGAATTTCTCTACGTCGGCTCCAAAATCGGCCTGGAAAATACATTGATTCCTAAAGAAGGCTTGCCTTTCGTTACCCTCGATGTGCGGGGCCTGGAACGGAAGATTTCCGTCCGCAACCTCGTCACCCTGGGCAAGACGGCAGGCAGCCTGATCAAGGCAGAAGGAATCATCCGCAAATTCAAACCGGACGTCGTCATCGGGACGGGCGGTTTCGTCTGCGGCCCGGTCCTTTTGGCAGCCAGCCTGAGCGGTGTGCCCACACTGATTCAGGAACAGAACGTCATCCCTGGCGTCACCAATACGATTTTGAGCCGCTTCGTCAATCGCGTAGCCCTGGGCTATGAAGAAGCAGCTGCCCGTTTCAAGCGCAAAGATATCCTGGTCTATACGGGGAATCCTGTCCGCAAGGATATCCTTACGGTGACCCGGGAGGAAGGCCGTAAGGCCCTGGGCCTGGACCCGGATAAATTTACGCTCCTCGTCGCCGGCGGCAGCCGCGGTGCCCGCAGCATCAATACGGCGATGATCGAAGTCCACAAGTACTTCCGCAACGACGAACATATCCAGATCCTCCACGTCACGGGGGACCATGAATACGACCGCGTCGTCAAACAGCTGCCAGGTATCGAATGTCGCGGCCGTTATGGCAAGGGAAGCCGCATCATCCCTTATCTGCACCACATGCCGGAAGCCTTGGCCGCTTGTGACCTGGCCGTGTACCGGGCCGGGGCTGTCGGGCTGGCTGAACTGACTGTCCGCGGCGTGCCGTCGATCCTCATTCCCTATCCGTACGCAGCCGAAGACCACCAGCGCTACAATGCCCAGGCCCTGGTCATGTGCGGTGCGGCCAAGATGATCCTCGACAAGATGCTGACTGGCCGGGAATTGTTGGAAGAAATCATTCATTTAAAAGACGATCCGAAGGCGCTGGCAGCGATGGCACAGGCCAGCCGCTCCATGGGCAAGCCCCAGGCGGCACATGATATTGCTGAACTGGCCCTGTCCATTGCCCGTAAACGTCGTCGGTAA
- a CDS encoding UDP-N-acetylmuramoyl-tripeptide--D-alanyl-D-alanine ligase — MAVFTSEEIIQATGARLLKPAAPVSFSEVCTDTRAIAKGSLFVAFKGTSFNGHDFVGKALEAGAAGAVVSEVRPEYEGLTAPLFVVADTLKAYQNLARFHRRRFSIPVVAVTGSVGKTSTRNMIATVLGEKYKVLQTEKNFNNEIGLPKTLLQLTPDHEACVVEMGMRGLGQIAELAAIGEPTIGVVTNVGKSHIELLGSQENIAKAKGELIQALDEKGTAVLNGDDPFVRQMTALCQGTSVLYGTGMDDAVRADAIVCDEQGVRFHCHCFGSGFEAAMPVIGRHNVYNALAAIAVGHLTGLSIEEIQRGLASYRGMAMRQELLHIGPYTFINDTYNANPASMAEAIRTLDLLTKGRKIAVLGGMGELGDWAKREHEAIGRLVAQTGLDALITMGNLAKDIAAAAQAEGMTAVYTTDTHEQAARQLQALLQDGDTVLLKGSRSFAMEKILPYFERK; from the coding sequence ATGGCTGTCTTTACGAGTGAAGAAATCATTCAAGCGACAGGCGCCCGGCTCCTGAAGCCGGCGGCTCCTGTTTCTTTCAGCGAGGTCTGCACGGATACGCGGGCCATTGCCAAAGGTTCACTGTTCGTCGCCTTCAAAGGGACGTCTTTTAACGGCCACGACTTCGTAGGCAAAGCCTTGGAAGCCGGCGCTGCCGGTGCTGTCGTATCGGAAGTACGCCCGGAATATGAAGGCCTGACGGCGCCGCTCTTCGTCGTTGCCGATACGCTCAAGGCCTATCAGAACCTGGCCCGGTTCCACCGCCGCCGCTTTTCCATCCCCGTCGTGGCTGTCACCGGCTCTGTCGGCAAGACGTCGACGCGCAATATGATTGCCACGGTCCTCGGTGAAAAATACAAGGTCCTGCAGACGGAAAAGAATTTCAACAATGAAATCGGCCTGCCTAAGACGCTCTTACAGCTGACGCCGGACCATGAAGCGTGCGTCGTAGAAATGGGCATGCGCGGTCTTGGACAGATTGCTGAACTGGCGGCTATCGGCGAACCGACCATCGGTGTCGTCACCAACGTCGGCAAGAGCCATATCGAACTGCTCGGATCGCAGGAAAACATTGCCAAGGCCAAGGGCGAACTCATCCAGGCCCTGGATGAAAAGGGAACGGCTGTCCTCAATGGTGACGATCCCTTTGTCCGCCAGATGACGGCCCTGTGCCAGGGGACCAGCGTCCTCTACGGAACGGGGATGGACGATGCCGTCCGGGCAGATGCCATCGTCTGCGATGAACAGGGCGTCCGTTTCCACTGCCACTGCTTTGGCAGCGGCTTCGAGGCAGCCATGCCCGTCATCGGCCGTCACAATGTCTATAATGCCCTGGCTGCCATCGCCGTCGGCCATTTGACCGGACTGAGTATAGAAGAGATACAGCGCGGCCTGGCCTCATACCGCGGAATGGCTATGCGTCAGGAACTGCTGCATATCGGGCCTTATACTTTCATCAACGATACATATAACGCCAATCCTGCGTCCATGGCAGAGGCTATCCGCACGCTGGACCTGCTGACCAAGGGACGCAAGATTGCCGTCCTCGGCGGCATGGGTGAATTGGGGGACTGGGCGAAACGGGAACATGAAGCCATTGGCCGCCTCGTCGCCCAGACCGGCCTCGACGCCCTCATTACGATGGGCAATCTGGCGAAAGATATCGCCGCTGCGGCCCAAGCGGAAGGGATGACGGCTGTCTATACGACGGATACGCATGAACAGGCGGCCCGTCAGCTGCAAGCCCTGCTCCAGGATGGCGACACGGTCCTCCTCAAGGGATCGCGCAGCTTTGCCATGGAAAAAATACTGCCCTATTTTGAAAGGAAGTAA
- the murC gene encoding UDP-N-acetylmuramate--L-alanine ligase, with translation MVNLNEVTNVHFIGIAGAGMRAIANVFIEKGYHVSGSDLKASPVTEQFAKKGARICIGQRPENLKDAQVVVISSAIRDTNVELAEARRRGIPVIHRSDALVHIMSWGKGISVAGAHGKTTTSSMLGQVFEECHQDPTIVIGGEVDYLHSNSILGKGPYVIAEADESDGTFLKQNPYIAVVTNIDADHMDHYGSLDNVIDAFKQFIQKLDPQDGLAVLCFENDKIRALAPKTERRYVSYGLEQPADYQAKDLHYIKGKLHFSVYKHGEKMGDMVLNVPGRHNVLNALATTAVADACGLPFEGIASAMSHFHGAKRRFQTKGFVGDVWVVDDYAHHPTEINATLTAARDMGTHRVVCLFQPHRYTRTKLLLDQYGSAFAKADKLIITDVYSAGEDPIPGVSGELIARKVKETTGQDVTYIPHKEDLVAYLKENSRPLDLVITMGAGDIYKVGEAYLAEAKEMEK, from the coding sequence ATGGTTAATCTGAACGAGGTTACAAACGTTCATTTTATCGGCATTGCCGGCGCCGGAATGCGGGCAATTGCCAATGTTTTCATTGAAAAAGGATATCATGTATCCGGTTCGGATCTCAAAGCGTCGCCGGTGACGGAACAGTTCGCGAAAAAAGGGGCCCGTATCTGCATCGGCCAGCGTCCGGAAAATCTGAAGGATGCCCAGGTCGTCGTCATTTCGTCGGCCATCCGCGATACTAACGTAGAACTGGCCGAAGCGCGCCGCCGCGGGATTCCGGTCATCCATCGGTCCGATGCCCTGGTCCACATCATGAGCTGGGGGAAGGGGATTTCTGTAGCCGGTGCCCATGGCAAGACGACGACGTCGTCCATGCTGGGCCAGGTCTTCGAAGAATGTCATCAGGACCCGACCATCGTCATCGGCGGCGAAGTCGATTACCTGCATAGCAATTCCATCCTGGGGAAAGGCCCTTATGTTATTGCCGAAGCCGATGAAAGCGATGGGACTTTCCTCAAGCAGAACCCTTATATTGCCGTCGTCACCAATATCGACGCCGACCATATGGACCATTATGGCTCGCTGGACAACGTCATCGACGCCTTCAAGCAGTTCATCCAGAAGCTCGATCCCCAGGATGGCCTGGCTGTCCTGTGCTTTGAAAACGATAAGATCCGGGCCCTGGCTCCGAAGACGGAACGGCGTTATGTATCGTATGGCCTTGAACAGCCGGCGGACTATCAGGCCAAAGACCTTCATTACATCAAGGGCAAGCTCCATTTCTCCGTCTATAAGCATGGCGAAAAAATGGGGGACATGGTCCTCAACGTACCGGGGCGCCATAACGTCCTCAACGCACTGGCGACAACAGCCGTCGCCGATGCCTGCGGCCTTCCCTTTGAAGGCATCGCTTCGGCTATGAGTCATTTCCACGGTGCCAAACGGCGTTTCCAGACCAAGGGCTTTGTCGGCGACGTCTGGGTCGTCGATGATTACGCCCATCATCCGACGGAAATCAATGCGACCCTGACAGCAGCCCGCGATATGGGGACGCACCGCGTGGTCTGCCTCTTCCAGCCGCATCGCTATACGCGGACGAAACTGCTCCTCGACCAGTATGGCAGCGCCTTTGCCAAGGCTGATAAGCTCATCATCACCGACGTCTACAGTGCCGGTGAAGACCCCATTCCCGGCGTGTCGGGAGAACTCATTGCCCGGAAGGTCAAGGAAACGACAGGGCAGGATGTCACCTATATCCCGCATAAGGAAGATTTAGTGGCTTATTTGAAGGAAAATTCCCGTCCCCTCGACCTGGTCATCACCATGGGAGCCGGAGATATTTATAAAGTCGGCGAAGCCTATCTCGCTGAAGCTAAAGAAATGGAGAAATAA
- a CDS encoding UDP-N-acetylmuramoyl-L-alanyl-D-glutamate--2,6-diaminopimelate ligase — MTKTVGELCKQIKGIYNLNGSADTVITGISSDSRQIEAGYLFVCISGVHVDGAAFAAQAVEKGAVAVLTTKHLDLPKSTVQIQVPDIHHALEDMVPFFYDYPGKKMRMIGVTGTNGKTTTTHIIAHILRAAGYHVGVIGTIHALIDDEELPIHNTTPDVVELQHFLALMQEKGMTHVVMEVSSHALALNRVAGIEYDTAVFTNLTQDHLDFHKTMENYVAAKAKLFQSLTAADHVKENKTAVVNIDDPWSKDILNACHCKVLTYGVEKDADLKGSNLKVELKKSSFDVVGPFVNVHLNMNITGLFNVYNTLAAIGAAHAEGVDEATIDKAIQTFHSVPGRFELVEAGQDFAIVVDYSHTPDSLQKALETARAMKPNRILAVFGCGGDRDKTKRPIMGRIGAELADIPIVTSDNPRSENPETIVEEVEAGVKEGLKPGQHHEVIVNRRDAIYRAVELAQTNDIIVIAGKGHETYQILNDGTIHFDDREEARNAVHALHRGDK, encoded by the coding sequence GGTAGGAGAACTTTGCAAACAGATCAAAGGCATTTATAATCTCAACGGCAGTGCCGATACAGTGATTACCGGTATTTCGTCGGATTCACGCCAGATTGAAGCCGGCTATCTCTTCGTCTGCATTTCCGGTGTCCACGTCGATGGCGCCGCTTTTGCAGCCCAGGCTGTCGAAAAAGGGGCCGTCGCCGTCTTGACGACGAAACACCTGGATTTGCCCAAGAGCACGGTCCAGATCCAGGTACCGGATATTCATCATGCCCTGGAAGACATGGTTCCTTTCTTTTATGATTATCCCGGCAAGAAGATGCGCATGATCGGTGTCACCGGCACCAACGGCAAGACAACGACGACCCACATCATCGCCCATATCCTGCGGGCTGCCGGCTACCATGTCGGCGTCATCGGCACGATCCATGCCCTCATCGACGATGAAGAGCTGCCGATCCACAACACGACGCCGGATGTCGTCGAACTCCAGCATTTCCTGGCCCTCATGCAGGAAAAAGGCATGACCCATGTCGTCATGGAAGTATCGAGCCATGCCCTGGCTCTGAACCGCGTCGCCGGCATCGAATACGATACGGCTGTCTTCACCAACCTGACCCAGGACCATCTCGACTTCCACAAGACCATGGAAAACTACGTCGCTGCCAAGGCTAAACTCTTCCAGAGCCTGACCGCTGCCGACCACGTCAAGGAAAACAAGACGGCTGTCGTCAACATCGACGACCCCTGGTCCAAGGATATCCTCAATGCCTGCCACTGCAAGGTCTTGACGTATGGCGTCGAAAAGGATGCCGACCTCAAAGGGTCCAACTTGAAAGTCGAATTGAAGAAATCCTCTTTCGACGTCGTCGGCCCCTTCGTCAATGTCCATCTCAACATGAACATTACGGGCTTGTTCAACGTCTATAATACGCTGGCTGCCATCGGCGCGGCTCATGCCGAAGGTGTCGATGAAGCGACCATCGACAAGGCCATCCAGACCTTCCATTCCGTACCGGGCCGTTTTGAACTCGTCGAAGCCGGTCAGGATTTCGCCATCGTCGTCGACTATTCCCATACGCCGGACAGCCTGCAGAAAGCCCTGGAAACGGCGCGGGCTATGAAACCGAACCGCATCCTTGCCGTCTTTGGCTGCGGCGGCGACCGCGATAAGACCAAGCGTCCCATCATGGGCCGCATCGGGGCCGAACTGGCCGATATCCCTATCGTCACGTCCGATAATCCCCGTTCGGAAAATCCGGAAACCATCGTAGAAGAAGTCGAAGCCGGCGTCAAAGAAGGTCTGAAGCCGGGCCAGCACCATGAAGTCATCGTCAACCGCCGCGACGCCATTTACCGCGCTGTCGAACTGGCCCAGACCAATGACATCATCGTCATTGCCGGTAAAGGCCATGAAACGTATCAGATCCTCAATGACGGGACCATTCATTTCGACGACCGCGAAGAAGCGCGCAACGCCGTCCATGCATTGCACAGAGGAGATAAATAA
- the murD gene encoding UDP-N-acetylmuramoyl-L-alanine--D-glutamate ligase — translation MSIMDFSGKNFLVIGAGISGRAASVVLAGHGGTVTLNDMKAIDTAEQPWPDIEAAGVKLVFGSQETNLLDGMDVVVPSPVISPEIPIMKEAIRRGLPIWSEVEVACRVTDADVIGITGTNGKTTTTTLVGEIMKATGRQTVVGGNIGYGLSAQADNLPEEAVVVAELSSFQLEFTHSIKAKAATILNITPDHLDRHHTMEGYAAAKERIFLNQDKGDYAVLNYDDERVRAMAGDMTGTVVYFSTCGEVPEGAFYQDGQLILRLQGRDTVVCAETDLHLFGKHNIQNCLAAILLTYAAGAPLDVIRQVLKDFKGVEHRLEKVRTLHGVTYYNDSKGTNVDASMKALEAFPQGHLILIAGGYDKMTPLDDFMALAAKRVDTLILIGDAAERFEAAAKKAGIQDIRRTGYSMEGAIMLARKIAKAPQAVLLSPACSSFDMYDNFEQRGRVFKGIVNAI, via the coding sequence ATGAGCATCATGGATTTTTCTGGAAAAAATTTCTTAGTCATCGGCGCAGGCATCAGCGGCCGCGCTGCCTCTGTGGTCCTGGCCGGCCATGGCGGGACTGTTACGCTGAATGATATGAAGGCTATCGACACGGCCGAACAGCCGTGGCCGGATATCGAGGCGGCCGGCGTCAAGCTGGTCTTCGGCAGCCAGGAAACGAATCTTCTCGACGGCATGGATGTCGTCGTCCCGTCGCCGGTCATTTCTCCGGAAATCCCAATCATGAAAGAAGCCATCCGCCGCGGCCTGCCGATTTGGAGTGAAGTCGAAGTGGCCTGCCGGGTTACCGATGCCGACGTGATCGGTATTACCGGGACGAACGGCAAGACGACGACGACGACCCTGGTCGGCGAAATCATGAAGGCCACGGGACGGCAGACTGTCGTCGGCGGCAATATCGGGTATGGCCTTTCGGCTCAGGCCGACAATCTGCCTGAGGAGGCCGTCGTCGTCGCCGAACTTTCCAGTTTCCAGCTCGAATTTACGCACAGCATCAAGGCCAAAGCGGCGACGATCCTCAACATCACACCGGACCACCTGGACCGCCATCATACGATGGAAGGCTATGCCGCTGCCAAGGAACGCATCTTCCTCAATCAGGACAAGGGCGATTATGCCGTCCTCAATTACGACGATGAACGGGTCCGGGCCATGGCGGGAGACATGACGGGGACTGTCGTCTATTTCTCGACGTGCGGCGAAGTCCCGGAAGGGGCATTCTATCAGGACGGCCAGCTCATCCTGCGCCTCCAGGGCCGGGATACCGTCGTCTGTGCCGAAACGGACCTGCACCTCTTTGGCAAGCATAATATCCAGAATTGCCTGGCTGCGATCCTCTTGACCTATGCTGCCGGGGCGCCCCTCGATGTCATCCGTCAGGTCCTCAAGGATTTCAAGGGCGTCGAACACCGCCTGGAAAAAGTACGGACCCTTCACGGCGTTACCTATTACAACGACTCGAAGGGGACCAACGTCGATGCGTCCATGAAAGCTTTGGAAGCCTTCCCCCAGGGACACCTCATCCTCATCGCCGGCGGCTATGACAAGATGACGCCGCTCGATGACTTCATGGCTCTGGCGGCGAAACGCGTCGATACGCTGATCCTCATCGGCGATGCAGCGGAACGGTTCGAAGCCGCTGCCAAGAAAGCGGGCATCCAGGATATCCGCCGTACTGGCTACAGTATGGAAGGGGCGATCATGCTGGCCCGCAAGATTGCCAAAGCACCGCAGGCCGTCCTGTTGTCGCCGGCTTGCTCCAGCTTTGATATGTATGACAATTTTGAACAGCGCGGACGTGTCTTCAAGGGCATTGTCAACGCCATTTAA
- a CDS encoding cell division protein FtsQ/DivIB: MRKKSYHTGQRRVVLPNDPHDVFIPPHLENDPLNEPDREALAAKKEAKRRRKARQAARLKKKRAHQKKVWARRRRIGCIFTILGVFVLWLFLRLAPVSFGTIIVDGNENMSFEDVYRACGAYSYVNVVQLSTDEVEDRLKKDLRIADATVTREFPATIHVTLTERKPAAVITTLYGFAYVDKTGRVIELGPQIKGVSLPIMTGKKVDNLLLGDTVTDPTLHSAMVYLQSLPPDILKDIAEINVGNPESLVAYTTDSVPIHLGSGDEPAERAKLTETLLAEVQENHLAVQYIDTDVRSPLVKTK; this comes from the coding sequence ATGAGAAAGAAATCATATCATACGGGGCAGCGACGGGTCGTGCTGCCTAACGATCCTCATGATGTGTTTATTCCTCCTCATCTTGAGAACGACCCGCTGAACGAACCGGACCGGGAAGCGCTGGCTGCCAAGAAAGAAGCCAAGCGCCGTCGCAAGGCCCGTCAGGCTGCGCGGCTGAAGAAGAAACGGGCTCATCAGAAAAAAGTCTGGGCCCGGCGCCGCCGGATCGGCTGCATCTTTACGATTCTCGGCGTCTTCGTCCTTTGGCTGTTCCTGCGGCTGGCTCCCGTTTCTTTCGGGACGATCATCGTCGATGGCAATGAAAACATGTCCTTTGAAGACGTCTACCGGGCCTGCGGGGCCTATTCCTATGTCAATGTCGTCCAGCTGTCGACAGACGAGGTGGAAGACCGGCTGAAGAAGGACCTGCGCATTGCCGATGCGACGGTTACGCGGGAGTTCCCGGCGACGATCCACGTCACCTTGACGGAACGCAAGCCGGCAGCTGTCATTACGACGCTCTACGGCTTTGCCTATGTCGACAAGACGGGGCGGGTCATCGAACTGGGGCCGCAGATCAAAGGCGTATCCCTGCCGATCATGACGGGCAAGAAAGTCGATAACCTGCTCTTAGGGGATACGGTGACCGACCCGACGCTCCATTCGGCCATGGTCTATCTCCAAAGCCTGCCGCCGGATATCCTCAAGGATATTGCAGAAATCAACGTGGGCAATCCCGAAAGTCTCGTCGCCTATACGACCGATTCCGTCCCCATCCACCTCGGCAGCGGCGATGAACCGGCAGAACGGGCGAAACTGACAGAAACGCTGCTGGCTGAAGTTCAGGAAAATCATCTGGCCGTCCAATACATCGACACGGATGTGCGCTCGCCCCTTGTCAAGACGAAATAA
- a CDS encoding D-alanine--D-alanine ligase, whose amino-acid sequence MEDMKDKKIAVVVGGPSTEAEVSRRTGAAIADALTKKGYHIEMMELVPKEFAKTLTEKGIDIVFNALHGRYGEDGVIQGLCEMMGIPYTGPGVMASAVGMNKVMSKAAFQGAGIATAPFAYYFATQDRDAIVSDIEQRFDLPVVIKSSGQGSSIGTVIVQTKDELRPALEEAFKYSASLVAEAFIDGDEFTVAVMDDVAFPVIQIVSSTGKYDFYSKYAPGVAKHLCPAPISPELTKEMQDLALNVFHLCHCSGVSRVDIMTDKEGHPFVLEINTVPGMTATSLVPDAARAMGLSFEDLCEKILLEASVGKF is encoded by the coding sequence ATGGAAGACATGAAAGATAAAAAAATTGCCGTCGTCGTCGGCGGTCCTTCGACAGAAGCAGAAGTATCGCGCCGCACTGGGGCTGCCATTGCTGACGCTCTGACGAAAAAGGGATACCACATCGAAATGATGGAACTCGTACCGAAAGAATTTGCCAAGACCTTGACGGAAAAGGGCATCGACATCGTCTTCAACGCCCTTCATGGCCGCTACGGCGAAGACGGCGTCATCCAGGGCTTATGCGAAATGATGGGGATCCCCTATACCGGCCCGGGCGTCATGGCCAGTGCCGTCGGTATGAACAAGGTCATGAGCAAGGCCGCTTTCCAGGGCGCCGGCATCGCCACGGCTCCTTTCGCTTATTACTTCGCGACGCAGGACCGCGATGCCATCGTCTCCGATATTGAACAGCGCTTCGACCTGCCTGTCGTCATCAAGTCGTCTGGCCAGGGTTCGAGCATCGGCACGGTCATCGTCCAGACGAAAGATGAACTCCGTCCGGCTTTGGAAGAAGCCTTCAAGTACAGTGCGTCCCTGGTAGCTGAAGCTTTCATCGACGGTGATGAATTTACCGTAGCCGTCATGGACGACGTAGCTTTCCCGGTCATCCAGATCGTGTCCAGCACGGGCAAGTACGACTTCTATTCCAAATATGCACCGGGCGTAGCAAAGCATCTCTGCCCGGCTCCGATTTCGCCGGAACTGACCAAGGAAATGCAGGACCTGGCTTTGAATGTCTTCCACCTGTGCCACTGCAGTGGCGTATCCCGCGTCGATATCATGACCGACAAGGAAGGGCACCCCTTCGTCCTGGAAATCAATACCGTACCGGGGATGACGGCGACCAGCCTGGTCCCCGATGCCGCCCGGGCCATGGGCCTGTCCTTTGAAGATTTGTGTGAAAAGATTTTGCTGGAAGCATCGGTAGGTAAGTTTTAA
- the ftsZ gene encoding cell division protein FtsZ gives MAEFANIKVIGVGGGGNNAVNRMIESGLQGVQFISVNTEDQVLEVSKADVKIQIGEKLTRGLGAGANPQVGEQAALESKEEIVKALQGADMVFVTAGMGGGTGTGAAPIVAECAKEMGALTVAVVTKPFSFEGKRRKEVADKGADYLKEKVDTIITIPNDKLLQIIDKKTPLKDAFLVADDVLRQGVQGISDLITTTGLINLDFADVKTIMSDQGEAIMGIGVGSGENRAVEAVDGAIHSALLETSIDGAQSILLNVTGGPDISLYEINEAAEKVAEAVDPEANIIFGSVIDPDMEDSIRITVVATGFGKEPSSIPAFGQGNGTAAKTGDTKDNAGGVEIPTWMR, from the coding sequence ATGGCAGAGTTTGCAAATATAAAAGTAATAGGTGTCGGTGGCGGCGGTAACAACGCTGTCAACCGTATGATAGAAAGCGGCTTGCAGGGCGTCCAGTTCATTTCGGTCAATACGGAAGACCAGGTCCTGGAAGTATCGAAAGCCGATGTCAAGATCCAGATCGGTGAAAAATTGACGCGCGGTCTCGGTGCCGGCGCCAATCCCCAGGTCGGTGAACAGGCTGCCCTGGAAAGCAAAGAAGAAATCGTCAAGGCCCTGCAGGGTGCGGACATGGTCTTCGTCACGGCCGGCATGGGCGGCGGTACCGGTACCGGTGCAGCTCCTATCGTTGCCGAATGTGCCAAGGAAATGGGCGCCCTCACGGTAGCTGTCGTTACCAAACCGTTCTCCTTTGAAGGGAAACGCCGTAAGGAAGTCGCTGATAAAGGCGCAGACTACTTGAAAGAAAAAGTCGATACGATCATCACCATCCCGAACGATAAATTGCTCCAGATCATCGACAAGAAGACGCCCCTCAAGGATGCCTTCCTCGTCGCTGACGATGTCCTCCGCCAGGGCGTACAGGGCATTTCCGACTTGATTACGACGACGGGTCTCATCAACCTCGACTTCGCCGATGTCAAGACGATCATGTCCGACCAGGGCGAAGCTATCATGGGTATCGGCGTCGGCTCCGGCGAAAACCGTGCTGTCGAAGCTGTCGATGGGGCTATCCACAGCGCCCTCCTGGAAACGAGCATCGACGGTGCCCAGAGCATCTTGCTCAACGTTACCGGCGGCCCGGACATCAGCTTGTACGAAATCAACGAAGCAGCTGAAAAAGTGGCTGAAGCTGTCGATCCGGAAGCCAATATCATCTTTGGTTCCGTCATTGATCCGGATATGGAAGATTCCATCCGCATCACTGTCGTAGCTACTGGTTTTGGCAAAGAACCGTCTTCGATTCCCGCATTTGGCCAGGGCAATGGTACGGCTGCGAAAACCGGCGATACGAAAGACAATGCCGGCGGCGTAGAAATTCCTACGTGGATGAGATAA